One window of Pseudomonas urmiensis genomic DNA carries:
- the folC gene encoding bifunctional tetrahydrofolate synthase/dihydrofolate synthase, translating into MTQRTLGDWLAYLEQLHPSAIDMGLERSQHVLQRLGLGKLAPRVVTVTGTNGKGSTCAFVAALLQAQGLKVGVYSSPHLLHYNERVRIDGVDASDEQLCQAFAAVEAARGEISLTYFEMGTLAAFWLFHRSALDAVVLEVGLGGRLDAVNLVDADLALVTSIGVDHVDYLGDSRESVAFEKAGIFRQGKPALCGDLLPPQPLLDKARELACPLLLRGRDFDLAETANHWQWRGRKLDGAAVELHDLPLLDLPMENAALALQAYLLMGLPWEAGQVRQALLDTRITGRLDRRALVWNGKRVELLLDVGHNPHAAEYLARRLAARAPQGKRLAVFGLLADKDLQGVVAPLQGLFDNWAVAPLATPRTRPAAELAAALTNLGATVKSYASVEAALEGQCAQATADDQIVLFGSFFCVGQALEWLERQAPEGGVDGSAG; encoded by the coding sequence ATGACTCAACGTACCCTCGGCGACTGGCTCGCCTATCTCGAGCAGCTGCACCCTTCGGCCATCGACATGGGCCTGGAGCGTTCGCAACATGTTCTCCAGCGGCTCGGGCTGGGCAAGCTGGCGCCTCGGGTAGTGACCGTTACCGGTACCAACGGCAAGGGTTCGACCTGTGCCTTCGTCGCCGCCTTGCTCCAGGCCCAGGGCCTCAAGGTCGGCGTCTACAGCTCGCCGCACCTGCTGCATTACAACGAGCGGGTGCGCATCGATGGCGTCGACGCCAGCGATGAGCAGTTGTGCCAAGCCTTCGCCGCCGTCGAGGCGGCGCGCGGCGAGATTTCCCTGACCTATTTCGAAATGGGCACCCTGGCGGCGTTCTGGCTGTTCCATCGGTCGGCTCTGGATGCCGTGGTGCTCGAAGTCGGCCTCGGTGGCCGGCTGGATGCGGTCAACCTGGTCGATGCCGACCTCGCGCTGGTTACCAGCATTGGCGTCGATCATGTCGACTACCTGGGCGATAGCCGCGAGTCAGTGGCCTTCGAAAAGGCCGGTATCTTCCGCCAGGGCAAACCGGCCCTGTGTGGCGATCTGCTGCCACCGCAACCGTTGCTGGACAAGGCCCGCGAGTTGGCCTGCCCGCTGTTGCTACGCGGGCGCGATTTCGATCTGGCCGAGACGGCTAATCATTGGCAGTGGCGTGGGCGCAAGCTCGATGGCGCGGCGGTCGAGTTGCATGACCTGCCGCTGCTCGACCTGCCGATGGAAAACGCCGCGCTGGCGTTGCAGGCCTACCTGTTGATGGGCTTGCCGTGGGAGGCCGGGCAAGTCCGCCAGGCCCTGCTCGATACTCGCATCACCGGTCGTCTGGATCGTCGTGCATTGGTCTGGAACGGCAAGCGCGTCGAGCTGCTCCTGGATGTGGGGCATAACCCCCATGCTGCCGAGTACCTGGCTCGTCGCCTCGCCGCACGAGCGCCGCAGGGCAAGCGCCTGGCGGTGTTCGGCCTGCTCGCCGACAAAGACCTGCAAGGCGTGGTAGCGCCGCTGCAGGGCCTGTTCGACAACTGGGCGGTGGCACCTTTGGCTACACCGCGCACGCGCCCGGCGGCTGAGTTGGCAGCGGCCTTGACGAACCTCGGCGCTACGGTGAAGTCTTATGCCAGCGTCGAGGCTGCTTTGGAAGGACAGTGCGCGCAGGCGACGGCAGATGATCAGATCGTGCTGTTCGGTTCGTTTTTCTGTGTCGGTCAGGCCCTGGAATGGCTTGAACGGCAGGCTCCTGAGGGTGGAGTAGATGGCAGTGCTGGATAA
- the accD gene encoding acetyl-CoA carboxylase, carboxyltransferase subunit beta, whose protein sequence is MSNWLVDKLIPSIMRSEVKKSSVPEGLWHKCPACENVLYRPELEKTLDVCPKCNHHMRIGARARIDIFLDADGRAELGADLEPVDRLKFRDGKKYKDRLAGAQKQTGEKDALISMSGTLMGMPIVVSAFEFSFMGGSMGAIVGERFVRAANYALENRCPMICFSASGGARMQEALISLMQMAKTSAVLARLREEGIPFISVLTDPVYGGVSASLAMLGDVIVGEPKALIGFAGPRVIEQTVREKLPEGFQRSEFLLEHGAIDLIISRHELRPRLARLLAQMTGQPTPAEAQEVAAVA, encoded by the coding sequence ATGAGCAACTGGTTAGTCGACAAACTGATCCCATCGATCATGCGTTCCGAGGTGAAGAAGAGCTCGGTACCGGAAGGCCTGTGGCACAAGTGCCCAGCCTGCGAGAACGTGCTGTATCGTCCTGAGCTGGAAAAGACCCTGGATGTCTGCCCCAAGTGTAATCATCACATGCGTATCGGCGCCCGTGCGCGCATCGACATTTTCCTCGACGCCGACGGCCGTGCCGAGCTCGGTGCCGATCTGGAGCCGGTTGACCGCCTGAAATTCCGCGACGGCAAGAAGTACAAGGACCGCCTGGCTGGCGCGCAGAAGCAGACCGGCGAGAAAGACGCCCTGATCTCCATGAGCGGCACCCTGATGGGCATGCCGATCGTGGTCAGCGCCTTCGAGTTCTCCTTCATGGGTGGCTCGATGGGTGCCATCGTCGGTGAGCGTTTCGTCCGTGCCGCCAACTACGCGCTGGAAAACCGCTGCCCGATGATCTGCTTCTCCGCCTCGGGCGGTGCACGTATGCAGGAAGCGCTGATCTCGCTGATGCAGATGGCCAAGACCTCGGCAGTGCTGGCGCGCCTGCGCGAAGAAGGCATTCCGTTCATCTCCGTGCTGACCGACCCGGTCTACGGTGGCGTTTCCGCCAGCCTGGCGATGCTTGGCGATGTGATCGTTGGCGAGCCTAAGGCGCTGATCGGCTTTGCCGGCCCGCGCGTCATCGAGCAGACCGTTCGCGAGAAGCTGCCAGAAGGCTTCCAGCGCAGTGAGTTCCTGCTCGAGCACGGCGCCATCGACCTGATCATCTCGCGTCACGAGCTGCGTCCGCGCCTGGCTCGCCTGCTGGCACAGATGACTGGCCAGCCGACCCCGGCCGAAGCTCAGGAAGTGGCGGCCGTCGCGTAA
- a CDS encoding phosphoribosylanthranilate isomerase gives MSNVRSKICGITRIEDALAAAEAGADAIGLVFYAKSPRAVDVQQARAIIAALPPFVTTVGLFVNASRCELNEILEAVPLDLLQFHGDETPADCDGFHRPWIKALRVRPGDDLEAQCKHYANASGILLDTFVAGVPGGTGEAFDWSLVPPRLSKPIILAGGLNPSNVGQAIAQVGPYAVDVSGGVEQAKGIKDAARIEAFVRAVKQA, from the coding sequence ATGAGCAACGTTCGCAGCAAGATCTGCGGGATTACCCGCATCGAAGACGCCCTGGCCGCCGCCGAAGCCGGCGCCGATGCCATCGGCCTGGTCTTCTATGCCAAGAGCCCGCGTGCGGTGGACGTGCAGCAGGCGCGGGCGATCATTGCCGCGCTGCCGCCGTTCGTGACCACCGTTGGCCTGTTCGTCAATGCCTCGCGCTGCGAACTCAACGAGATCCTCGAGGCGGTACCGCTGGACCTGCTACAGTTCCACGGCGACGAAACCCCGGCTGACTGCGACGGTTTTCACCGGCCCTGGATCAAGGCCTTGCGGGTGCGTCCTGGCGATGACCTTGAAGCTCAGTGCAAGCACTACGCCAATGCCAGCGGGATTCTCCTGGATACCTTCGTCGCCGGCGTCCCGGGGGGGACTGGCGAGGCTTTCGACTGGTCGCTGGTGCCGCCACGCTTGAGTAAACCGATTATCCTTGCCGGTGGTCTGAACCCGAGCAACGTCGGCCAGGCGATTGCCCAGGTTGGCCCTTATGCGGTGGATGTCAGCGGTGGGGTCGAGCAGGCCAAGGGCATCAAGGACGCCGCCAGGATCGAGGCGTTCGTGCGTGCAGTGAAGCAGGCGTGA
- the truA gene encoding tRNA pseudouridine(38-40) synthase TruA, producing MDIIDNDAAESAAEGYSRIALGVEYKGARYRGWQRQASGVASVQQALEQALSKVANAPISVVCAGRTDAGVHACGQIVHFDTNAVRDERAWTMGTNFNLPRDISVAWAQQMPADFHARFKATARRYRYVIYNDPIRPAHLAEEVTWNHRPLDVERMAQAAQYLLGTHDFSAFRASQCQAKSPVKHMYHLRVTRHGQMIVLDIRATAFLHHMVRNIAGVLMSIGSGERPIEWAREVLQSRDRREAGVTAHPYGLYLVQVEYPEQFTLPQRYIGPHFLTGFDALAD from the coding sequence TTGGACATCATCGACAACGACGCGGCCGAATCGGCGGCCGAAGGCTACTCGCGCATCGCCCTGGGCGTGGAATACAAAGGCGCTCGCTACCGCGGCTGGCAACGCCAGGCCAGCGGTGTGGCCAGTGTCCAGCAGGCCCTTGAGCAGGCGTTGTCGAAGGTGGCCAATGCGCCGATCTCGGTGGTCTGCGCCGGGCGCACCGACGCCGGCGTGCATGCCTGCGGGCAGATCGTGCACTTCGATACCAATGCCGTGCGCGATGAGCGCGCCTGGACCATGGGCACCAACTTCAACCTGCCGCGAGACATCAGCGTGGCCTGGGCGCAGCAGATGCCGGCGGATTTTCACGCGCGCTTCAAGGCCACTGCCCGGCGCTACCGCTACGTCATCTACAACGATCCGATCCGCCCGGCGCACCTGGCCGAGGAAGTCACCTGGAACCACCGCCCGCTGGACGTCGAGCGTATGGCCCAAGCGGCGCAATACCTGCTCGGTACCCATGACTTCAGCGCTTTTCGTGCCAGCCAATGCCAGGCCAAGTCGCCGGTCAAGCACATGTACCACCTGCGCGTCACCCGCCATGGCCAGATGATCGTCCTGGACATCCGCGCCACGGCGTTCCTGCATCACATGGTGCGCAACATCGCTGGGGTGCTGATGAGCATTGGCAGCGGCGAGCGGCCGATCGAGTGGGCCCGCGAAGTGCTGCAAAGCCGCGATCGCCGCGAGGCCGGGGTGACCGCGCATCCGTATGGCCTGTACCTGGTGCAAGTTGAGTACCCTGAGCAGTTCACCTTGCCCCAGCGTTACATCGGCCCACACTTTCTTACCGGTTTCGACGCCTTGGCAGACTGA